The following coding sequences lie in one Spinacia oleracea cultivar Varoflay chromosome 1, BTI_SOV_V1, whole genome shotgun sequence genomic window:
- the LOC130463772 gene encoding uncharacterized protein — protein sequence METGGAKTKGKGKGKGKGKEKGNDKGKKKTHYLPPACYTLSKLEKRLFCECLYGIKAPSGYSSNMKRFVSLNGELKLTSMKSHDCHVMMQTFLPIAIRGILPKHVRHSITSLCSFFNTICSKVLDPSTLDELQNKVIQTLCEFEMYFPPSFFDIMVHLISHLVREIKLCGLVFLRWCYPFERHMGVLQDKVRNPAQPEGSMIQGNVGEEVGNFVAEYLAKPEPIGLPTSRYEGRLEGKGTIGSKLISPPTHKLLQAHLYVLHHILAVHPYLVMHKQELANEYPSKGERELTQLHNREFIKWFQNKVMGELEVAGNTVCETVQYLALGPWEAVQSYQGYDVNGYTFWTERQDQKSLSVQNSGVSLVASSREYASAKDGSPVDAELSYYGRVQDIWELKYGTKLTVGLFWCKWADNNKRCVKRDDPCGFTLVDLGRLRETEEPFILVSQAKQIFYITDPADKKWSIVVPGKRNILGVGDVEDEDEYDAFDDTPPFTNLKTEVTNNVDNDTNYMRFDHTEGILVDDEI from the coding sequence ATGGAAACAGGGGGTGCCAAGACAAAAGGAAAAGGCAAAGGCAAAGGCAAAGGCAAAGAAAAGGGCAACGACAAAGGGAAGAAGAAAACCCATTACTTGCCTCCGGCTTGTTACACATTGTCCAAATTAGAAAAGCGGTTATTTTGTGAGTGCTTGTATGGCATTAAGGCTCCCTCGGGGTACTCATCGAACATGAAAAGATTTGTGTCTTTAAATGGCGAGTTGAAGTTGACAAGTATGAAATCTCACGATTGTCATGTCATGATGCAAACTTTCTTACCCATTGCAATTCGGGGGATATTGCCAAAGCATGTGAGACATAGTATTACTAGTCTTTGTTCATTTTTCAATACGATATGTAGCAAAGTGCTTGATCCGTCAACACTCGATGAACTTCAGAACAAAGTAATCCAAACATTATGTGAATTTGAGATGTATTTTCCACCTTCGTTCTTTGACATAATGGTTCATTTAATTAGCCATCTTGTTCGAGAAATTAAGTTGTGCGGTCTAGTGTTCTTGAGGTGGTGTTATCCTTTTGAGAGACACATGGGTGTTTTACAAGATAAAGTGAGGAATCCTGCACAACCAGAAGGTAGTATGATTCAAGGCAACGTGGGTGAAGAAGTTGGAAATTTTGTGGCCGAGTATTTAGCAAAACCTGAACCGATTGGACTTCCTACATCTCGGTATGAGGGAAGACTAGAAGGCAAGGGTACAATTGGGTCAAAATTGATCTCACCTCCTACGCATAAGCTATTACAAGCTCACTTATATGTGTTGCATCATATTCTAGCCGTCCACCCATATTTGGTGATGCATAAGCAGGAATTGGCTAATGAATACCCTTCCAAAGGGGAAAGAGAATTGACGCAATTGCATAATAGAGAGTTCATTAAATGGTTCCAAAATAAGGTGATGGGTGAACTAGAGGTAGCCGGTAATACTGTTTGTGAAACTGTTCAGTATCTAGCTCTTGGTCCTTGGGAAGCCGTGCAGTCATATCAGGGTTATGATGTCAATGGATACACATTTTGGACCGAGCGCCAAGATCAGAAGTCCTTGTCagtgcaaaatagtggtgtcTCCCTTGTGGCGTCATCAAGAGAGTATGCTAGTGCTAAGGATGGATCTCCGGTTGATGCCGAGTTGTCTTACTATGGGCGAGTCCAAGATATATGGGAGCTTAAGTACGGAACAAAATTGACTGTTGGTCTATTTTGGTGCAAGTGGGCTGATAATAATAAGAGGTGTGTAAAAAGGGATGATCCTTGTGGGTTCACTCTTGTAGACCTGGGTCGTTTGCGTGAGACTGAAGAGCCATTTATACTTGTATCACAAGCTAAGCAAATATTTTATATAACCGACCCTGCCGATAAGAAGTGGTCTATTGTTGTACCGGGAAAGAGAAACATCCTCGGTGTCGGTGATGTTGAGGATGAGGACGAGTATGATGCTTTTGATGATACACCTCCATTCACCAATCTCAAAACTGAAGTGACAAACAATGTGGATAATGACACAAATTACATGCGTTTTGATCACACAGAAGGAATACTTGTTGATGACGAAATCTAG
- the LOC130463777 gene encoding uncharacterized protein has translation MRGFRPNYHVWVYHGESGVYVGNSSKNVVHEQEEAIYAEGEADCFEDEDDDDVENNIDDDNDRVEDMLHEVEDEVRDRVFECLSKAAETPLYPGCTKYSKLSAVCTLYNIKTSGGWADISFTELLVALSDMLPAGNELPRSNYYAKKLMCPFGLEYKKIHSCPNDCLLYHKQYENLDKCPRCGVSRYKRKGVSEGKNVYLAKVLWYLPIIPRFKRLFSIKKDARNLRWHADPDRRKRDGLLRPPADSPQWKTIDKLHDTFGKEPRNLRLGLCTDGMNPFGTLSSQHSTWPVLLVIYNLPPWLCMKRKYIMLSLLISGPKQPGNDIDVYLEPLVDDLRKMWDEGVSVFDAHANETFRLRAMLFCTINDFPGYGNLSGYKNKGMKACPTCEEDTQSKYISECHKYVFLRTRRLLRRDHPYRKMKTEFDGNVEMDVARRELTGKEVYEWVKGVETVFGKSVKDKGTTGLWKKSMCFGNFHIGKIYRLGIVLTSCISRKMFVTQFLGHL, from the coding sequence ATGCGTGGGTTTAGACCTAATTACCATGTATGGGTTTATCATGGTGAGAGTGGAGTGTACGTAGGTAATTCTAGTAAGAATGTTGTGCATGAACAAGAAGAAGCTATCTATGCGGAAGGGGAAGCCGATTGTTTTGAGGATGAGGATGACGATGACgttgaaaataatattgatgatgataatgatcgTGTCGAGGACATGTTGCACGAGGTCGAGGATGAAGTTCGCGATCGTGTTTTTGAGTGCTTGTCTAAGGCAGCTGAAACGCCATTGTATCCTGGTTGTACAAAGTATAGCAAGCTTTCCGCTGTTTGCACACTCTACAATATCAAGACAAGCGGAGGCTGGGCTGACATTAGTTTCACTGAGTTGTTGGTGGCGCTAAGTGATATGTTACCGGCTGGCAATGAACTTCCCAGGTCGAACTATTATGCCAAGAAGCTCATGTGTCCCTTTGGTTTAGAGTACAAGAAGATACATTCTTGTCCAAACGATTGTCTGCTATATCATAAGCAGTATGAGAATTTGGATAAGTGTCCACGGTGCGGAGTGTCGCGTTACAAACGCAAAGGGGTAAGCGAGGGTAAGAATGTGTACCTAGCTAAGGTGTTGTGGTATCTTCCCATAATACCGAGATTCAAGCGCTTGTTTTCGATAAAAAAAGATGCAAGGAATTTGAGGTGGCATGCAGATCCTGATCGAAGGAAGAGAGATGGTTTGCTTAGGCCTCCTGCTGATTCTCCCCAGTGGAAGACTATTGACAAGCTTCATGACACTTTTGGTAAGGAACCTCGGAATTTGAGGCTTGGGTTATGTACGGATGGGATGAATCCATTTGGCACTCTTAGCTCCCAACATAGTACATGGCCAGTACTTTTAGTCATATATAATTTACCTCCTTGGTTGTGTATGAAACGCAAgtacatcatgttgtcgcttCTTATATCGGGGCCTAAACAACCGGGAAACGACATAGATGTCTACCTTGAACCTCTCGTTGATGATTTGAGAAAgatgtgggatgaaggggtttCTGTATTTGATGCACATGCAAATGAGACGTTTAGATTGCGTGCAATGCTTTTCTGCACCATCAATGACTTCCCTGGTTATGGTAACTTATCCGGCTACAAGAACAAAGGAATGAAAGCATGCCCGACTTGTGAAGAGGATACACAATCCAAATATATTTCTGAATGTCACAAATATGTGTTCTTGCGAACGCGAAGGCTTCTTAGACGTGATCATCCCTATCGTAAGATGAAGACAGAATTCGATGGGAATGTTGAGATGGATGTCGCTCGTAGAGAGTTGACTGGTAAGGAAGTTTATGAGTGGGTCAAGGGTGTTGAAACGGTCTTCGGCAAGTCAGTGAAAGACAAGGGTACAACTGGATTATGGAAAAAAAGTATGTGTTTTGGAAACTTCCATATTGGAAAGATCTACCGGTTAGGCATTGTCTTGACGTCATGCATATcgagaaaaatgtttgtgacGCAATTCTTGGGACACTTATGA